The genomic stretch TGCCGTAAACATTCCCCGCAAAAACAACTGTTGCCCCAAACTCACCAAGGGCTCGTGAGAAGGTCCCAAGTATCCCTATCACAATCCCTTTCTTGCAAACAGGCAAATACACTTTAAACAAAAGCCCCAGTTCATCCAATCCTAAGATGTACCCTTCTTCTTTGAGCTGTCTATCCACTGCTAAAAATGAAGTATATGAAACTTTTAAATAATATCCCATCGAAACAAATAGCTGGGCAAGGACAACCGCAGATGTAGTAAATGGAATATCAAAACCAATTTTGCTCAAATACCTGCCTAAAAAACCCATCCTTCCATAAAGTAAAAGAAGCAAAACTCCTGTTATGATTGGCGGTAGAACATTTGGCAAATCAATTAAAATCTCCAGAAACTCATTTTTCTTTTTCAAAGATGAAAGCAAATAGGCAAACGGTGTGCACAGCAAAAATGCTAAAGCAGAACAAATCGCAGCAGTAAAAAATGAAAGACCAAATGCAGTTATGGTCTCTTCTTTTGTTATAGCATTTATTAATGTAGTATATGGCACAACAAAGATAAGGTTTATAAAAGGCAAGAGTAAAAACAGCAAAAACGGTACTGACAAAAAGAATATCTTTTTCATATCAAGCTCACACACTTTTTGCATTATTTAAAAAAGACCAATCATTCATACCCCTTTTCTTTTAAGAGCTTTGCAATGGTTTTGGTCTTAATAAAAGATATAAAATCTTTTGCAAACTTTGGATTTTTAGCTTTCTCTACAGCTGCAACATAGTGGCTTGCAACTACATTATATTTATCTGGAATGTCTATTATCTTGAGCTTTGTAAGCTTTGCATCA from Caldicellulosiruptor kronotskyensis 2002 encodes the following:
- a CDS encoding molybdate ABC transporter permease subunit — translated: MKKIFFLSVPFLLFLLLPFINLIFVVPYTTLINAITKEETITAFGLSFFTAAICSALAFLLCTPFAYLLSSLKKKNEFLEILIDLPNVLPPIITGVLLLLLYGRMGFLGRYLSKIGFDIPFTTSAVVLAQLFVSMGYYLKVSYTSFLAVDRQLKEEGYILGLDELGLLFKVYLPVCKKGIVIGILGTFSRALGEFGATVVFAGNVYGKTQTVSLYIYKLYAQNQDEVYCVSFIVIAISYLLLYITKKFLNNVDY